TGAGTCCATCACATTCTTCACATCTTCCAGTTGTCTCTCATACATGCAAAAATGCAAAAATGTCTTAATCATTTGAAGCATATACTGTCATAAAAACCTAACACTGGAAAATAGAcgaataataatataattaataagcTTTTAAAAAGGCTCGACTTGAGTTACAATGAACAGCCTTCATCGTTGGAATCAAACAAAAGACACaaattaaaaacactaaaaaaaacCATATGAAAGTGTCGGAATCTAAGCAGCCGAGTCTTCCTTCTTggtcttgttcttcttcttcttcttcttagtcgATTTCTCGCTTCCTCCTTCGACGTCTTGCACAATCTGAGCATGGTGCTTTCCCACCTCACTCTCGATCGTCATCACCGCCTTCTCGACGAACCTCTCCACGGCCTCTCTCACGATGAGTTTGTACGGATCTTTGGAAAGATCGAGATCCAGCTCAGAGGAAGCTTCTTCTCGCGCCTTGACCTCTGTTATCTGATACAAACTCGATCGTTTCAAGATCTTATTCACCGtgtcctttatcttcttcttcagatctTTGTCGATCACCACCACTTCTCTCGCTTCTTCCTCCATTGATTTGGTGGCGGAGCTAGCTTCCAGACGGCTCTCGTTAGGGTTTTGGTGTCTCTCAACTCTCAAGCCTTCTCAATTTCATAAACCCTCTCTAACGAATCTTTTAAATGTGCCAATTAATTTATAGGATGGGCCGCAAATGTTCAAGCCCAAATGTTTTCTCTCTTAAATTATGCGGATaacatcactttttttttttttccatctgatGAAATTCATTCCAAATAAAGTTCACATTTTAATACAACAACTGGCGGATAAAAGGTAGTCCCCAGACACTAGAGCCCACATGATGGCGGCGACTTAAACCCACTCCGGGGTACCTTACTGCAATACAACAACTGAGTAAAACCAGAAGAAAAACTAGATACTCAACTTTCAACTACCTAAAGGACGTAACAAGTTGACTTAGCAAAATTTAGAACTAAGAATAGGTCAGTGAACGAGAATTGTTTATCGCTGCTGCCAATAGCCCGCCACACGAGAAACTCCACTTCCTACACCCCAACACCACGACTTACCGCTGCTGCTCATGCCTGCCATACGATAACGTCCAAGATACCAAGACTCTACGACTTCATAATCCGACAGAACGAACCTCTACCCGGTTCACACAATCTTCGGATACGGATGTGACGCTTTAAGCGGATAACATCACTTACgtaattgaaatatatataaaaaaaattgtcttaAATTCCACATCTAACatgcatctaacatttcatattACTTACACTTACACTATATCAATTTATATCTTTCAAACATAAACTTTTAAAGAGAAATTCTCCATGATAGctctttttagtttattttcacaaaaataatccttaaataagaaaatgatcaaaagaaactttattaaaaggtaaatatacatttatattctaGAGTTAACTAAACTATACTTAGAATTTAGAGTTAACGGTGGGATATTGTTTCTTTtacttttcttctcttttccactttttttatttactctcatcttcattttttatatttcaccaTTTTACTCCAAATATTACCAATCACACTCTAGGTTATAACTATAGCTGACTATGTCTCCACACAATGTTAGCCTATATGACTATTTCTACGCAAGGATACATGACTACCCCCACACCAAATTGGCCATTATGATTTAAGACTATATCTCATGCACGCAATGTTAGCCTATAGTGGTATTATTTGGTaagatattaatatttataccatttttttatttttttgcaatgTTGCAAGTAACTTATTATACAGAGCAGAAATAAGAACAACACAGCTCAAGACAACAAAAGAACCCGCTCAAGGCCGTCGATACGAATCAAAGTAGAGCTGGAGCGGCCACTTATTTCAGCCTATATTTCCACAAAAAGTTAGCATATATGATTTTTGAGACAAGCTATTTGATAACTTATTCAAAATAGCATATCTGACTTCTTTTTAGAAATTTGTGTAAGTAGTTTATGTGAATAAAGATTAAGCTGCTTGAGAGTTTCCTTTTTAACGGTCgacaaataaaagaaaactaagTAGGATTTATATGCATGATGATGCATGAACTGGACATCGGATTTATTTGGAAAGAAATGACAAATCTTTAGTGTTTCGTGTTATCGCCCCATGACACACTTTCCTTCGGACCTTCCTTCGCGATACACGGTACAACACCTCGGGCCCTCAGAAGAAACGTTCACATGATtgtagtttataaattttaacccaaaaaaagaaattgtagtttatatataaatattagtcgGAAAGTAAGTCTAAACTCGAAAGAAGCATTGCGTTTTTGTCAAAACCAGCCAGATCAGCCATTAAAACATAGTATAATGTAGCAATATAAAAATTGTAGTCTAATTGTGTTTTGATAAAGCAATTTTCACTAAGAAACTGATCCAAAATTAGAAAATTGTCATACTGATtgttatgttaatatatatagttaaatttgtATAAGATTGCACTTATTTCATTACATATTAGCTAATTGGGTTGcctgatttttattttcttgtaacTTATGGGTTGCCTGATTTGGTGGCAACGCAACCATGGAAAATTGGATTAAAGTGGTGAGAGCTGCGGCCAATTTGGATCATAACCACAACTTCAAGGTTCAATATCTAATGCTCATAAGTTTTACCTATAAAATGTTTATCTAAATGCTCATTTCTCTTTACCGTTTTTAGTCGTCcgtcaaaatataattttttgatccactatataactttataaaaacatattattaaaatatttatattttgaatatagttaaaaaaagttaaaaccagCTTATTTCCGTAAATAATTTGAGTGAGTAGTGTTAAGTTCTATGAAGGTTTTTTAAACACCAAATTCTATGAAGGTTGCTAATGTGTGTGTAACACTTTTTAACACACGAAGCTCACAGTCACACTACACTATTCTGACGTAAACACCCATTCAGTTAATCAAACCAATGCTACGTATATAAcctatactccctctgttcctaaaaATAGGATTTTCTAGAGttattttttgttccaaaataatagattttctagaattttaagatatttttagtAGTTAATGTTGATAAATTGTATGCttttaagaaaaactaattgaaaatatttgaattgattaaata
The nucleotide sequence above comes from Brassica napus cultivar Da-Ae chromosome A9, Da-Ae, whole genome shotgun sequence. Encoded proteins:
- the LOC106364226 gene encoding mediator-associated protein 3, yielding MEEEAREVVVIDKDLKKKIKDTVNKILKRSSLYQITEVKAREEASSELDLDLSKDPYKLIVREAVERFVEKAVMTIESEVGKHHAQIVQDVEGGSEKSTKKKKKKNKTKKEDSAA